From the genome of Arcobacter sp. F2176, one region includes:
- a CDS encoding lipoate--protein ligase family protein yields MIEEKSSFRVIKDGENSARVNMATDDALISSFEENDKAILRVYHWSKSFTIGVSQDFSSYSFCDEYNGNYAKRVTGGGVLFHGHDLSYSLVIPTPMLKSYNIKQSYELICYFLLNFYKKLGLKTSFAKDDEGVNLSKNEFCQVGYEAYDILVNRQKIGGNAQRRTKKVIFQHGSIPLYSVKKSNTNLENENSIDERFGISLEDLNINLTYEEAKNLLIESFNESFKVELINSQLNEKEKKKKKELLKDKYDYAK; encoded by the coding sequence ATGATTGAAGAAAAAAGCTCGTTTAGAGTTATAAAAGATGGTGAAAATTCTGCTAGGGTAAATATGGCAACAGATGATGCATTAATATCATCTTTTGAAGAAAATGATAAAGCTATTTTAAGAGTTTATCATTGGAGTAAATCATTTACTATAGGGGTTTCACAGGACTTTTCTTCTTATTCATTTTGTGATGAGTATAATGGTAATTATGCTAAGCGAGTTACTGGTGGTGGAGTACTATTTCATGGTCATGATTTATCATACTCACTAGTCATACCAACACCTATGCTAAAAAGTTACAATATTAAACAATCATATGAGCTGATTTGTTATTTTTTGCTAAATTTTTACAAAAAATTGGGTCTAAAAACGAGTTTTGCTAAGGATGATGAGGGTGTAAATCTATCTAAAAATGAGTTTTGTCAAGTGGGTTATGAAGCTTATGATATTTTGGTAAATAGACAAAAAATTGGTGGAAATGCACAAAGAAGAACAAAAAAAGTAATATTTCAACACGGTTCAATTCCTTTATACAGTGTGAAAAAAAGTAACACAAATTTAGAAAATGAAAACAGTATTGATGAAAGATTTGGAATCAGCTTAGAAGATTTAAATATAAATTTAACATATGAAGAAGCAAAGAATTTATTGATAGAATCTTTTAATGAAAGTTTTAAAGTAGAATTGATAAATTCACAATTAAATGAGAAAGAAAAAAAGAAAAAAAAAGAGTTATTAAAGGATAAATATGACTATGCCAAGTAA